A genomic segment from Acidobacteriota bacterium encodes:
- a CDS encoding ABC transporter permease, which yields MHDTLSSTSAEKLGLRAATPAVRRRPGALSLTVMREVVREAMYGIARNRIRAGLSMLGISWGIVSVVVLMAYGNGFHGAIGAGFAGAFGSGTVVTWPGQTSMQAGGERAGRRVRLTLSDVDAVRALPLVKYASPEHVMRPPIAFGDKQVVQPVRGVNVEYGIMRNERPAPGEGRWLTDEDIEQRRRVAFLGREVHRKLFGSRYAVGQTIRINGIPFEVIGVMEDKVQMSAYFAPDRYCVFIPHTVFGQIGDARYLSTLVFQTVDPMQQERALKQVRATLGGIHRFNPADERAVNLMDSVEISKSVGGITNGLKLVLTFIGVLTLAIGGVGIMNIMFVSVTERTREIGIRKALGARRREILFQFLFEGLVITFLGGALGVVVSAGLVWAVTPRPFLAELLDDLSRATDIHLALSAELLAVSAAILMFVGLVAGLLPAVRASRLDPIESLRYE from the coding sequence ATGCACGACACGCTCTCTTCGACGAGTGCCGAGAAGCTGGGGCTTCGCGCCGCGACGCCGGCCGTGAGACGCCGACCGGGCGCCCTGTCGCTCACGGTGATGCGCGAGGTGGTCCGCGAGGCGATGTACGGGATCGCGCGCAACCGGATCCGGGCCGGCCTCTCGATGCTCGGCATCTCGTGGGGCATCGTGTCGGTGGTCGTCCTGATGGCGTACGGCAACGGTTTTCACGGGGCGATTGGCGCGGGGTTCGCAGGGGCGTTCGGCAGCGGCACCGTGGTGACGTGGCCCGGGCAGACGAGCATGCAGGCAGGAGGCGAGCGCGCGGGCCGGCGTGTGCGGCTGACCCTGTCGGATGTCGACGCCGTGCGGGCCCTGCCGCTCGTGAAGTACGCCAGCCCCGAGCACGTCATGCGACCGCCCATCGCCTTCGGCGACAAGCAGGTCGTGCAGCCGGTGCGCGGCGTGAACGTCGAGTACGGCATCATGCGCAACGAGCGGCCGGCCCCGGGCGAGGGGCGCTGGCTGACCGACGAGGACATCGAGCAGCGCCGTCGGGTCGCGTTTCTCGGGCGCGAGGTGCACCGGAAGCTCTTCGGCAGCCGGTACGCCGTCGGGCAGACCATCCGCATCAACGGCATCCCCTTCGAGGTCATCGGGGTGATGGAGGACAAGGTGCAGATGTCGGCGTACTTCGCGCCGGATCGCTACTGCGTCTTCATCCCGCACACCGTGTTCGGGCAGATCGGCGATGCGCGCTACCTGTCGACGCTCGTGTTCCAGACCGTCGACCCGATGCAGCAGGAGCGCGCGCTCAAGCAGGTGCGCGCGACGCTCGGGGGCATCCACCGGTTCAACCCGGCCGACGAGCGCGCGGTCAACCTGATGGACTCGGTCGAGATCTCGAAGTCGGTGGGCGGGATCACGAATGGCCTAAAGCTCGTGCTGACGTTCATCGGCGTGCTGACGCTCGCCATCGGTGGCGTCGGCATCATGAACATCATGTTCGTGTCGGTCACCGAGCGCACGCGCGAGATCGGCATCCGCAAGGCGCTCGGCGCCCGTCGGCGCGAGATCCTCTTCCAGTTTCTCTTCGAGGGGCTCGTGATCACCTTCCTGGGCGGGGCGCTCGGCGTGGTCGTGTCGGCAGGGCTCGTGTGGGCGGTCACGCCCCGGCCGTTCCTCGCGGAGCTACTCGACGACCTCTCGCGCGCCACCGACATTCACCTCGCCCTGTCGGCGGAACTGCTCGCCGTGAGCGCGGCCATCCTGATGTTCGTGGGGCTCGTGGCGGGCCTGCTCCCCGCGGTCCGCGCGTCGCGCCTCGACCCGATCGAGTCGTTGCGGTACGAGTAG